A genome region from Taeniopygia guttata chromosome 5, bTaeGut7.mat, whole genome shotgun sequence includes the following:
- the LOC105759261 gene encoding serine/threonine-protein kinase pim-1-like, producing MARLENALSALQPLLGSPCAQPRAAAPAVGRSRAQPTPPGTAPVPPCPAAPGLPQPPVRAAPARLCRSPARRLQGGGRCPARSRKRVRARRPAGPGPLHSRALAGGAGPGRKADGSLLAAGQREQRQELYLWGPQLGSGGFGTVFSGIRLSDGSPVALKRVARESVLQWDELPDGTRVPMEVALMEKVGSGCHNIIQLLDWFELPDSFVLVLERPQASQDLLQFLQEQGCLCEEQARWLFCQVLEAVRHCTACGVLHRDIKPENLLVDPESGDLKLIDFGCGTFLQERAFSGFAGTHAYSPPEWIWLGYYHGHAATIWSLGVLLYVMVCGSLPFQDDPDIVLGKVFFQRQVSPELQHLIRWCLAKQPADRPELEEVSCHPWVRGRRF from the exons atggcCCGGCTTGAAAacgccctgtctgctttgcagccgctcctgggatccccctgtgcccagcctcgggctgcagccccggccgtcggcaggagcagagcccagcccacgccgccggggacagcgccggtgccgccctgccccgctgccccggggctgccgcagccgcctgtgcgcgctgccccggcccggctctgccgctcgccagcccggcggctgcagggcggcggccgctgcccggcgcgcagcaggaagcgggtgagagcgcggcggcccgcggggcccggcccgctccactcgcgggcacttgcgggAGGGGCGGgtcctgggcgcaaggctgatggctcgctcttggccgcagggcaaAGGGAGCAGCGGCAGGAGCTGTACCTGtggggcccgcagctgggcagcggcggcttcggcaccgtcttctcgggcatccgcctctcggacggcagcccg gtggccctcaaacgcgtggcccgggagagcgtcctgcagtgggacgagctg cccgacggcacccgcgtgcccatggaggtggcgctcatggagaaggtgggctctggctgccacaacatcatccagctcctcgactggtttgagctgcccgacagcttcgtgctggtgctggagcgtccgcaggcatcgcaggatctcctgcagttcctgcaggagcaggggtgcctgtgcgaggagcaggcgcgctggcttttctgccaggtgctggaggccgtgcggcactgcaccgcctgcggcgtcctgcaccgggacatcaagccagagaacctcctcgtggacccggagagcggcgacctgaagctcatcgacttcggttgtggcaccttcctccaggagcgggccttctcgggctttgccg gaacgcacgcgtacagcccgcccgagtggatctggctgggttactaccacggccacgcggccaccatctggtccctgggcgtgctgctgtacgtcatggtctgcggcagcctccccttccaggacgaccctgacattgtgctggggaaggtcttcttccagcggcaggtctctccag agctccagcacctgatccgatggtgtttggccaagcagcctgcggacaggccggagctggaggaggtctcatgccacccttgggtgcggggccggcgtttttga